In Polynucleobacter sp. MWH-S4W17, a genomic segment contains:
- a CDS encoding type II toxin-antitoxin system VapC family toxin, producing MTMVLVDTSVWVAHFRKSNVSFEALLLNDQILCHPLIQIELACGSPPSPRSKTLGYIKKLRQATIATPYEILEFIEKHQLQESGCGAIDVSLLTSTLLSENVQLWTLDKSLEKLAIRLGISYGNKLH from the coding sequence ATGACCATGGTTTTAGTTGACACATCAGTCTGGGTAGCTCACTTTAGAAAGTCAAATGTATCTTTCGAAGCTCTACTACTAAATGACCAAATACTGTGTCATCCCCTAATTCAAATAGAATTAGCCTGCGGATCACCCCCATCGCCACGCTCTAAAACCTTGGGCTATATTAAAAAATTACGACAAGCAACTATAGCCACCCCTTATGAAATATTGGAGTTTATTGAAAAGCATCAACTTCAAGAATCTGGATGTGGGGCAATTGATGTGTCACTCCTTACATCAACTCTGCTTTCAGAAAATGTCCAGCTTTGGACTCTGGATAAGAGCCTAGAAAAGCTTGCAATTCGATTGGGTATTTCGTACGGCAATAAGCTCCATTAA
- a CDS encoding class 1 fructose-bisphosphatase encodes MSSSTHINFKQYLTSTKPAGVAIPAGLQELLTAVVNTCSTLSHEVAQGALIGLLGSAGTGNVQGEVQQKLDIIANDLLIDGVKGCKSLAGLASEEMELPVPVQGTGDYLLLFDPLDGSSNIDVNVSIGTIFSVLKKQDPNAPLQTSDFLLSGRHQVAAGYVVYGPQTTMALTLGDGVVMFTLNKVTGEFLLIKDVVKISHSTKEFAINMSNMRHWADPVRRYVEECLAGVSGTRDKDFNMRWIASMVADVHRVLSRGGVFMYPWDQREPHKPGKLRLMYEANPMSFLVEQAGGASTNGTDLIMDLQPIDLHERVSVMLGSKEEIDRIMHYHA; translated from the coding sequence TTGTCCTCAAGTACCCATATTAATTTCAAGCAATACTTGACCTCCACAAAGCCGGCTGGCGTTGCTATCCCGGCTGGATTGCAAGAGTTGCTGACCGCGGTTGTTAATACCTGCTCAACTCTCAGTCATGAAGTAGCGCAGGGCGCCTTGATTGGCTTGTTGGGTTCCGCAGGCACTGGCAACGTGCAGGGTGAAGTTCAACAAAAGCTCGACATCATTGCTAATGATCTATTAATTGATGGCGTTAAAGGTTGTAAATCGCTCGCAGGTTTAGCTTCAGAAGAAATGGAGCTCCCAGTTCCCGTTCAAGGTACAGGTGATTATCTACTGTTGTTTGATCCACTGGATGGCTCATCTAATATTGATGTGAACGTGTCGATTGGAACTATTTTTTCTGTTCTCAAGAAACAAGACCCGAATGCACCGTTACAGACCTCTGACTTTTTATTGTCAGGACGTCATCAAGTTGCTGCGGGTTATGTAGTGTATGGCCCTCAAACTACGATGGCCTTGACCTTGGGTGATGGTGTGGTGATGTTTACCTTGAATAAGGTGACTGGTGAGTTTTTGCTTATCAAGGATGTGGTCAAGATTTCTCATTCGACTAAAGAGTTTGCAATCAATATGTCCAATATGCGCCACTGGGCTGACCCAGTTCGTCGTTATGTTGAAGAGTGCTTAGCTGGCGTCAGTGGCACCCGTGACAAGGATTTCAATATGCGTTGGATCGCTTCGATGGTGGCGGATGTGCACCGTGTTTTATCTCGTGGCGGGGTGTTTATGTATCCATGGGATCAGCGTGAACCACACAAGCCGGGTAAGTTACGCTTGATGTACGAGGCAAATCCAATGAGTTTTCTAGTAGAGCAAGCGGGTGGTGCCTCTACCAATGGCACGGATCTCATTATGGATTTGCAGCCAATTGACTTGCATGAGCGTGTTTCTGTAATGCTGGGCTCTAAAGAAGAGATTGATCGCATCATGCACTATCACGCATAA
- a CDS encoding type II toxin-antitoxin system VapB family antitoxin: protein MRTTVTIDDDLYQRGLDLADPDMDKADLFREAINVFIRVQVAKRLVALGGKSPQMKAIPRRKPKDGQ, encoded by the coding sequence ATGAGAACTACTGTCACGATTGACGACGATCTATATCAAAGAGGTTTGGATCTTGCTGACCCTGATATGGATAAAGCTGATCTCTTCAGGGAGGCCATTAACGTATTCATAAGAGTTCAAGTTGCTAAGAGGTTGGTAGCATTGGGTGGTAAATCACCTCAGATGAAGGCTATTCCTCGCCGCAAACCGAAAGATGGCCAGTAA
- the cphA gene encoding cyanophycin synthetase, whose translation MEITRIRMLRGPNLWSRHTALEAIVSCDESERSIDSIPQFETKIRERFPQLGSMRRGGHNEVLSLAHALEHAALGLQAQAGCPVTFSRTVQTVDVGVYQVVVEYTEEVVGRMAFDFGFALIQATLNDAPFDLAAALSELEALYEDVRLGPSTGSIVDAAVQRNIPYRRMTEGSMVQFGWGSKQKRIQAAETSDTSAIAEAIAQDKELTKNLLAAAGVSVPIGEVVTTADDAWRAAQKIGGPIVLKPKDGNQGKGVVANIQTEEEVRAGFVVTQAFGRETIVERYLPGADYRLLVVGNRLSAAARREPAQVVGDGSHTVAELVEIENKNPLRGDGHATALTKIRFDDIAMAHLASSGLTPQYVPKTGERVLLRNNANLSTGGTATDVTDDVHPDVAASAVAAAQMIGLDIAGVDILCENIYKPLEQQGGGIVEVNAAPGLRMHLKPSYGKGRPVGEDIINMMFPLGEDGRIPVVAVTGTNGKTTTVRLISHLLNETGLRVGMTGTDGVYINHRLIDTGDCSGPKSARNVLMHPDVDAAVLETARGGMLREGLGFDRCEVAVVTNIGEGDHLGLNYITSVEDLAILKRVIVQNVAPTGAAVLNAADPMVVKMGDKCSGRVIFFAQNQHHPVIAAHRAKNKKVIYFDGTYIVASKGSRVMYRFPISEIPLTQNGVLGFQIENAMAAIGAAWALGLDAEKIARGLHSFESDPNSVPGRFNQFQHNGATVIADYGHNPDAMRALTSAVEAMKPKKSHVVISGAGDRRDEDIRDLTRILGNSFDNVILYQDACQRGREDGEVLKLLQEGLVGATKAKQVKEIHGEFKAIDTALNDLAAGDICLILIDQVEESLAYLKQQVRP comes from the coding sequence TTGGAAATTACCCGTATTCGCATGTTGCGCGGCCCAAATTTATGGAGCCGCCACACCGCCTTAGAAGCGATTGTTTCTTGTGATGAGTCTGAACGCTCAATCGACTCTATCCCTCAATTTGAAACCAAGATTCGCGAGCGCTTTCCTCAGCTAGGGAGCATGCGTCGCGGTGGCCACAATGAAGTGCTTTCTTTAGCCCATGCTCTTGAGCATGCAGCGCTTGGTCTTCAAGCTCAAGCGGGTTGCCCCGTTACCTTTAGTCGCACAGTGCAAACAGTCGATGTTGGTGTTTATCAAGTGGTAGTGGAATACACCGAAGAAGTCGTGGGTCGCATGGCTTTCGACTTTGGTTTTGCTTTGATTCAAGCAACACTCAACGATGCGCCATTTGATCTCGCTGCTGCCCTCTCAGAGTTAGAAGCTCTTTACGAAGACGTTCGCCTTGGACCAAGTACTGGATCCATTGTTGATGCCGCAGTACAACGTAACATCCCCTACCGCCGCATGACTGAAGGCAGCATGGTGCAATTTGGTTGGGGCAGCAAACAAAAACGTATTCAAGCTGCAGAGACTAGCGATACCAGCGCAATTGCTGAAGCGATTGCCCAAGATAAAGAACTCACCAAGAACTTACTTGCCGCTGCTGGCGTGTCAGTTCCTATTGGCGAAGTAGTTACCACCGCTGATGATGCTTGGCGTGCCGCTCAAAAAATTGGTGGTCCGATTGTTTTAAAGCCGAAAGATGGCAATCAAGGCAAAGGCGTTGTTGCCAACATTCAAACTGAAGAAGAAGTGCGCGCTGGCTTTGTTGTCACTCAAGCCTTTGGCCGTGAAACGATTGTTGAGCGCTATCTTCCTGGTGCAGACTATCGCCTACTCGTCGTTGGCAACCGCCTCTCGGCCGCTGCTCGGCGTGAGCCAGCACAAGTAGTTGGTGATGGCAGTCACACCGTTGCCGAACTTGTTGAAATCGAGAATAAAAATCCATTGCGTGGTGATGGTCATGCAACAGCATTAACCAAAATTCGCTTTGATGACATTGCCATGGCGCATCTTGCAAGCTCTGGTCTTACCCCACAATACGTGCCCAAGACTGGCGAACGCGTTCTGCTCCGCAATAATGCCAATCTCAGTACAGGCGGAACCGCTACTGATGTTACCGATGATGTACACCCGGATGTAGCAGCGAGCGCAGTCGCGGCCGCCCAGATGATTGGACTTGATATTGCTGGTGTAGACATCCTTTGCGAAAATATCTACAAGCCATTGGAACAACAAGGTGGCGGTATTGTTGAAGTCAATGCTGCGCCTGGTTTACGTATGCATCTCAAGCCTTCGTATGGCAAAGGACGTCCTGTTGGCGAAGACATCATCAATATGATGTTCCCACTAGGTGAAGATGGCCGCATTCCAGTGGTAGCGGTTACCGGTACAAACGGTAAAACCACTACCGTTCGCTTGATTTCTCATTTATTAAATGAAACTGGCCTACGTGTTGGTATGACAGGAACTGATGGTGTTTACATCAATCATCGCCTTATCGATACCGGCGATTGCAGCGGGCCTAAGAGTGCCAGAAATGTCCTGATGCATCCAGATGTTGATGCGGCTGTACTTGAAACTGCTCGTGGTGGAATGCTCCGCGAAGGTCTTGGCTTTGATCGCTGCGAAGTTGCGGTTGTAACCAATATTGGCGAAGGTGATCACTTGGGCCTTAATTACATTACCAGCGTTGAGGATTTAGCCATTCTCAAGCGCGTAATTGTGCAAAACGTTGCCCCAACTGGTGCCGCAGTGCTCAATGCGGCAGACCCAATGGTTGTGAAGATGGGTGACAAGTGTTCTGGTCGAGTGATTTTCTTTGCCCAAAATCAACATCACCCAGTTATTGCCGCTCATCGCGCCAAGAATAAAAAAGTTATTTATTTTGACGGCACCTATATTGTTGCGTCCAAGGGATCACGTGTGATGTATCGCTTCCCCATTAGCGAAATTCCCCTGACCCAAAATGGCGTACTAGGCTTCCAAATTGAAAATGCCATGGCTGCGATTGGCGCAGCCTGGGCCCTTGGTCTTGATGCAGAAAAGATTGCTCGCGGTTTACATAGCTTCGAAAGCGATCCGAATTCCGTGCCGGGGCGGTTTAATCAATTCCAACACAATGGCGCCACCGTCATTGCTGACTATGGTCACAACCCCGATGCTATGCGCGCCCTTACTAGCGCAGTTGAGGCCATGAAACCCAAGAAGAGCCACGTGGTCATTAGTGGTGCCGGTGATCGACGTGACGAAGATATCCGTGATCTAACTCGTATCTTGGGCAACTCATTTGACAACGTCATTCTTTATCAAGATGCCTGCCAGCGTGGTCGTGAAGATGGTGAAGTATTAAAGCTATTGCAAGAAGGCTTAGTGGGCGCCACAAAGGCCAAACAAGTCAAAGAGATTCATGGTGAATTTAAAGCGATTGATACCGCACTTAACGATCTTGCCGCTGGCGATATCTGCTTAATTCTGATTGATCAAGTGGAAGAGTCTCTTGCCTATCTTAAGCAGCAGGTAAGACCTTAA